Proteins encoded in a region of the Sander lucioperca isolate FBNREF2018 chromosome 4, SLUC_FBN_1.2, whole genome shotgun sequence genome:
- the LOC116040592 gene encoding D(1) dopamine receptor-like, whose translation MNNTTGFALVEAGSREELPAHRALTGCVLALLIIWTLFGNFTVCAAVYRFRHLRAKVTNIFIVSLALSDLLVAVLVMPWKAVAEVAGYWPFGGFCKTWLACDIMCSTASILNLCLISVDRYWAISSPFLYERSMNKKVASVMIGVTWAVSLAISFVPVQLNWHRAEMGDPHGEDLALLGVDGNCDSSLSRTYAISSSLISFYIPVAIMIVTYTRIYRIAQMQIRMISSLERAAEHAQSCRSNVPELCPHRFTKIGANSHQPHISLHPDSQRSNQSHRELRVSIRKETKVLKTLSIIMGVFVCCWLPFFVLNCALPFCTGPEDQRGPYCVSEKTFDVFVWIGWSNSSLNPVIYAFNTDFRDAFLRLLRCRGRGCCAAVSAAVETVMASNEAGNLKQESPLKLDVSCAMNTRGSEDSGNTTVTVFYHRATSLEQVTDTEESNDKDRLTQIPI comes from the coding sequence ATGAATAACACAACCGGCTTTGCGCTGGTCGAAGCCGGCAGCCGGGAGGAGTTACCGGCGCACCGAGCTTTAACGGGCTGCGTCCTGGCGCTGCTTATCATTTGGACGCTTTTTGGCAACTTCACGGTGTGCGCAGCAGTTTATCGCTTCCGGCACCTGCGCGCCAAAGTAACCAACATCTTCATCGTGTCCCTGGCTCTGTCGGACCTCCTGGTCGCCGTGCTGGTGATGCCGTGGAAAGCTGTGGCTGAGGTGGCTGGTTACTGGCCGTTTGGAGGGTTCTGTAAAACCTGGCTGGCATGCGACATCATGTGCTCCACGGCCTCCATTCTCAACCTGTGCCTCATTAGTGTGGACCGATACTGGGCCATCTCCAGCCCTTTCCTCTATGAGAGGAGTATGAACAAGAAGGTGGCCTCTGTTATGATCGGTGTGACCTGGGCAGTCTCCCTTGCCATCTCTTTCGTCCCCGTGCAGCTGAACTGGCACCGTGCGGAGATGGGTGATCCACATGGGGAGGATTTGGCGCTTCTCGGTGTTGATGGGAACTGTGACTCCAGCCTGAGCCGCACATACGCCATCTCCTCGTCCCTCATCAGTTTCTACATCCCCGTGGCTATCATGATTGTCACATACACTCGCATCTACCGGATAGCCCAGATGCAGATCCGGATGATATCCTCTCTGGAGCGGGCGGCGGAGCACGCGCAGAGTTGCCGCTCCAACGTACCTGAACTTTGTCCTCACCGGTTCACGAAAATCGGTGCCAACTCACATCAGCCTCATATCAGTCTTCATCCTGATTCTCAGCGCTCCAATCAGTCACACCGGGAGCTCAGAGTCTCCATCAGAAAAGAGACGAAAGTCCTCAAAACTCTGAGCATCATTATGGGTGTTTTTGTCTGCTGCTGGTTGCCATTCTTTGTCCTGAACTGCGCTCTGCCCTTCTGTACCGGACCAGAGGACCAGCGGGGGCCATACTGCGTCAGCGAAAAAACCTTTGATGTCTTTGTGTGGATCGGCTGGAGCAATTCGTCCCTCAACCCGGTCATCTATGCGTTTAACACGGACTTCAGAGACGCCTTCCTGCGCTTGTTGCGCTGCCGCGGACGAGGCTGCTGCGCAGCGGTGAGCGCAGCGGTGGAGACGGTGATGGCGAGCAACGAGGCCGGAAACCTAAAGCAGGAGAGCCCACTGAAACTGGACGTCTCCTGTGCCATGAATACCAGGGGAAGCGAGGACAGCGGGAACACAACGGTAACTGTGTTTTATCACAGAGCGACTTCCTTGGAGCAGGTCACGGACACTGAGGAAAGTAACGACAAAGACAGACTGACGCAGATACCAATATAA